From Scleropages formosus chromosome 9, fSclFor1.1, whole genome shotgun sequence, one genomic window encodes:
- the mybl1 gene encoding myb-related protein A, with product MASATDRLRSRSEDEDEDVFSTDPESRDLQNSKKLLCKVKWSREEDDKLKKLVEQHGTDSWRLIASYFPNRTDGQCQHRWQKVLNPELVKGPWTKEEDQRVIELVHKYGPKRWSVIAKHLQGRIGKQCRERWHNHLNPEVKKSSWTEEEDRIIYEAHKRLGNRWAEISKLLPGRTDNSIKNHWNSTMRRKVEHEGYLQDSCGPYKSKAVVKRRPRSCSSIEVRQGQNQQVMGIPGQLSGYSFGSLARQCTDGVQEGAAFVLPCNDDPHKEQRIKELELLLMSAENEVGRQSAPCHPSRYSSWSDNMTDDTVTTMSSLEDQSVEFCQAEGNQGPMASVQTSPSKFLAVEASAVLSSLQTIPEFAETLDLIDSDPVAWSEVTSFNLSDVVSPEKEVLPTFSRAQDGISEGVGYYFDPTTTTILSDPNKTCSSPSQGKICVINPSIVTKLSTPPSILRKKKRDRRDRSPSMESCSTSFLDATSASPKNTPVKALPFSPSQFFNISGNENLNLDNPALTSTPVCGQKCLLNTPMQKEMTPKHQKENAGFRTPKIRKCILGPIPRTPTPFKNAMAAQEKMYGPLKMVPQPLAFLEEDIREVLKAETGTDIFNRGDMQPEFRAWKQELDAPPRKVRKCLLLDSWGKDCLNVQLFSHDQINSIQPTEDSLLTSSLLMMPIVEREDHTSSADPEKDASYVHTNAYNAPARKDSTPLPKTSRYEPPIQVTSEWETVVYGKTEDQLIMTEQARKYLSSYTSACTSRALVL from the exons ATGGCCAGCGCCACCGATCGCCTGAGATCCCGCAG tgaggatgaagatgaggacGTATTCTCCACTGATCCTGAGAGCAGGGATCTTCAGAACTCTAAAAAGCTCTTATGCAAAGTCAAGTGGTCTCGTGAAGAG GATGACAAGCTTAAAAAGCTTGTGGAACAACACGGAACTGACTCATGGAGACTTATTGCCAGTTATTTTCCA aacagaacagatgGCCAATGTCAGCACCGCTGGCAGAAGGTGCTCAACCCAGAGCTGGTGAAGGGACCCTGGACTAAAGAGGAGGATCAGAGG GTGATAGAGTTGGTGCACAAGTACGGCCCTAAGCGCTGGTCCGTCATCGCCAAGCACCTGCAGGGCCGTATTGGCAAACAATGCCGGGAGCGTTGGCACAACCACCTAAACCCAGAAGTGAAAAAGTCCTCCTGGACCGAGGAAGAGGACCGCATCATCTACGAGGCCCACAAACGCTTGGGAAACCGTTGGGCTGAGATCTCCAAGCTGCTGCCTGGCAG GACAGATAACTCTATTAAGAATCACTGGAACTCCACCATGCGTAGGAAGGTGGAGCATGAAGGTTACCTGCAGGACAGTTGCGGACCTTATAAGTCAAAAGCTGTGGTCAAGAGgcggcccaggtcctgctcctcGATCGAGGTCAGGCAGGGTCAGAACCAGCAGGTCATGGGCATCCCTGGACAG CTCTCTGGATACTCCTTTGGCTCACTGGCCAGGCAATGTACAGATGGAGTCCAAGAAGGTGCTGCGTTTGTCCTG CCCTGCAACGATGATCCACACAAAGAGCAGAGAATTAAAGAGCTCGAGCTCCTGCTCATGTCAGCTGAGAACGAAGTGGGAAGACAGTCGGCCCCATGT CACCCTAGCAGGTATTCCAGCTGGTCAGACAATATGACTGATGACACAGTGACTACCATGAGCAGCCTGGAGGACCAAAGTGTTGAGTTCTGCCAGGCAGAGGGAAACCAGGGGCCTATGGCCTCTGTCCAAACCTCCCCTAGCAAGTTTCTTGCAGTGGAGGCCAGTGCTGTGCTTTCTTCCCTCCAGACCATCCCAGAGTTTGCTGAGACACTGGACCTCATTGACTCG GACCCTGTGGCCTGGAGTGAGGTGACGAGTTTCAACCTTTCCGATGTGGTTTCCCCCGAAAAGGAAGTGCTACCAACATTCTCCAGGGCACAGGATGGCATCTCCGAAGGAGTGGGCTACTACTTTGATCCCACTACTACCACCATTCTCTCTGACCCCAACAAGACCTGCAGTAGTCCTAGTCAAGGAAAAATTTGTGTCATCAACCCGTCCATTGTCACCAAGTTAAGCACACCACCATCCATCCTGAGAAAGAAGAAGCGTGACAGGAGGGACCGGTCTCCTTCCATGGAGAGCTGCAGCACTTCTTTCTTAGATGCCACCAGTGCCTCACCCAAAAACACACCTGTGAAGGCACTGCCCTTCTCTCCATCCCAG TTCTTCAACATATCGGGGAATGAAAATTTGAACCTGGACAATCCAGCACTTACCTCGACACCAGTCTGTGGGCAGAAGTGTCTGCTCAACACCCCCATGCAGAAGGAAATGACTCCCAAGCATCAGAAGGAGAACGCTGG GTTTAGAACCCCAAAgattagaaaatgtattttgggtCCAATTCCACGGACCCCAACACCCTTCAAAAATGCCATGGCTGCTCAAGAAAAGATGTATGGACCCTTGAAAATGGTG CCTCAGCCCTTGGCCTTCCTGGAAGAGGATATCAGAGAAGTGCTGAAAGCAGAGACTGGGACAGACATATTCAATCGAGGGGACATGCAGCCTGAGTTCCGAGCTTGGAAGCAAGAG CTTGATGCCCCTCCCAGAAAAGTCAGAAAGTGTCTCTTGCTGGATTCCTGGGGAAAGGATTGTCTCAACGTCCAGCTGTTTTCCCATGACCAGATCAACAGTATCCAG CCCACAGAAGACAGCCTGCTGACCAGTTCTCTGCTGATGATGCCCATCGTGGAGCGAGAGGACCACACCTCCTCGGCTGACCCAGAAAAGGATGCATCTTATGTCCACACCAATGCTTACAATGCTCCTGCTAGGAAGGACAGCACTCCTCTGCCTAAAACATCACGATACGAACCCCCTATCCAG GTTACCAGTGAGTGGGAGACAGTGGTATATGGGAAGACAGAAGATCAGCTGATCATGACTGAGCAGGCCAGGAAGTATCTCAGCTCGTACACAAGTGCCTGCACCTCCAGAGCCCTTGTGCTTTGA